The sequence below is a genomic window from Salinisphaera sp. T31B1.
TCCGCAGCAGCCAAGACTTTGGCCGTGGCCTCTTCGATCCGGTGCTGCATCGCGTGGTGTTGAGTACAGAGCCACACGACGGCCAGCGGCTTGCTGTAATCCTCGTGGTGGGCTTGCGTCTTGGTTTCGCCGCATACGCAACACGGCTCGCGTGTCAGTCGGCCGTCGCGCAGCGCGTTACCGACTGCGATTTGGGCTTTTCGCTTATGCGGATTTCGCGCGCGCCATGCCGCTGCACCGCAACGTTTCGCCTCTGGTGATGCCTCGCCGCGAGAGCCGTCACGCAGATACCGCTGACGGTCGTACTCGCGGTAATACCCAATACGCTTTCGACGGTTCGCCCGCGCTGCGGCTTTTGCACACTCGCGGCATTTGGTGTCGAGTCCATCGTGCGTGCCAGGATTTGCGTAGAATGCGTCTACGGGGAGCGACTCCTCGCAATAGCGGCATTTTTTCGTCGCGATACTCATGGTCAGAACGGGATATCTGAATCGAGATCGTCATCGAGCCCCGGGGCCGTGGGCGGCGTCTTACCGTCAGGCGCGTGATCGGGCTGGCGGTTGGCGCGGCCGGTGCTGGGGCTGCCTAACATCTGCAGTTCGCGAACTACGATCTCGGTCATATAGTGACGGTGGCCGTCCTTTTCCCAGCTGCGAGTACGCATGCGTCCGGCGACGAACACGCGGTGGCCTTTGCCGAGGTAGTCCTCGCAGACCTTCACGAGTCCGCCAAACACCACGAGGTTCACCCATTCGACCTGCTCTTTCTTCTGGCCGGTGTCGCGATCTTTCCACTGGCGATTGCAGGCGATGCTGAAATTCGCGACTGGATCGCCGGATGGCAGATAGCGGATCTCGGGCGCATCGCCCAGGTTGCCGATGAACTCGGCGCGGTTGAGGTCATTCGCCATGCTGGTACTTCCCGTGTATTTCGTGGAGCTTCGCGGTCTGCTTATCGCTGAGACGTCGGATTGAGCCGTTTTCGAATCGCTTGATGAGCCCGGTGACGAACTGGTGTTGCCATTCGCTATCGCGCTTGAGGGCGGCCAGCTGGCGCTCCAGGTCGGCGAGCTGTGTTGGCATCGCGGCGCGTCGCTGGCGCTTGTTCTGGCCGTCGCTGCAGCCGTAGCAGAGCGATGAGCCACGCGGGAACGCGTTCAGCGGCGCGCGTTCTTTGCAGCCTCGGCAGTAGCGGGTCGGTTTCGGCATCGGATCCTCAGCGTTGAATTCAGCCGCCTGGCGAGGGAGGGCAACCCCGCTCACCGCTCGCGCCCCGGGGGAATGGGGAGAACGCGAGCGGCAACACCGGGCGGTACGGTGCTGCAAGGAGGGCGCGGGCCACGTGACAACAAGACCGTGGATGGGATGTGGCACGCGCCAAAGGAATCAGTCGGAAATGGCGTCCAGGCAGGTGGCGTACACGTCGTTCGAGAACGAGCGCACGGCGCGCTGTTGATACACCGGACTGCTGTATAGCGGCTCGCTGTATGCGTCTCGAATGATCGCCGTGGTGATGCCTGGCAGCGGCGTTGTCTGCGCGCGCGCGACCAGATCACCCATGTCGGCGTTGGCCTGTCGCTGCTCCATGATGGCGCCGGCTAGGCCGCTCATGGCGCGGCAACCGTCGGTGGCGGTGGCGGCGTAAACCGGCATGGCCAGCGCGCCGGCCAACAGGCCGCATGTGATGATGGTGTGTCGCATGGTGTTCTCCGTTACTCGCAGGTCTTCAACGTGGCCGAGCTGCCGGTGCAGACGGGGCCGTTGTTATTCATCGCCAGCGTGTTGTCCGCCGGCGCGTTGTTGGCCTGGGCGCTGCCGAGCGTGAGGCACGCCCAGATCATCACGACCAGCACCAGGAAGCTGAGCGCTGCGGCGATCGAGCTCCTGATATCTTCATCGGCCGGCCGTTGGATATAGTCGATACGCTCACGCATGGCGCGCCTCCGGCTGGGCGTTGGCAATCTGGCGATCGATCTGAGCGCGCAGGCGGTTGATGTTGTGCAAGTCGCCAGCGCTCGATTCGTCGATGGCCATGCCGGCGTGGTTTCGCATCGTGAGCAGCAGCGAGCGGTCGGCCGAGTCGAACGTGATGTCGGCGGTGCCGTGGCGCATCGCGGCGATGAGCAGGCGGCAGGCGGCCAGCTCTTCGGGCGTGCCGGCGACCATTTCGACTGCGGGCTGGGGCGGCACAGCGGGCGCGCGGAACACGGCATTGCCGATCTCAGCCGCGATCCGCTGCATATGCACGTCGCTGTAGGTCGCGGCGCAGACGGCGATATCGCCCAGCACTTTGCGGGCTTGATGGCCGCTCAGGCGGCTGCCGGTCCGCGTGCCGCGAATGGATTGCTCGACGGTGTCGGCCAGGATCTGTGCGTTCATGTCATTGCCCGGATGAGCCACAGCACGATGGCCATGGCAAAACCCCAGAACGCGATGCATAGGAACATCACGCCCACCCACACGACCGCATAGAGCGGGTCGCGCTGAATACAATCCATGCGGCGACGGCCGGTCATGACGGCACCCGCGGGATACGCTCACCGGTGGCGCGAATGGCGAGGGCGTGCGGGTAGCGCAGGCGGACCTCAGCTCGGTCGACGGCGGTGGTGATCCGCTCGCCGGTGGGCAGCAGGATCGCGTAGCGGCGGAAGGTTGGGCGCTTCATGGCTCGCTCCGCGTCGTCTTCTTCGCCTCTTCGATTAGGCGCCGCGTCTCTTTTCGGATCAGCTGGGCTGTAACTGCAGATCCGCAACCAGCCTCAACGTTTCGAAGGGCAACAGCCATCGACGCGCCGAACTCGCGCATGTCTTCGTCGGTGTGATCAGAAACCACGGCGAGTCACCCCGAGTTGACCGGCTCGCGCTTTGCGTGCGGCTTTGGCGCCGGCGGGTTTGGCGCGCGATCGAGTGGCGCCGCGTTCGGTAGGTGCGCCGCGACCCTTTCTGAGCCGGACATTGGCCCGATGGCGGCGCTTGGCGTCAGCTTTTCGGCTGGCCTTCGTCACGTGGCAGTTGCCGAGCATGACGTGGCCGCCACTGGTGACGGATCGTGCCGTGCCCGGCCAGCCAGAGCCCAGCAGCCCGGCCATGGCCATCAGCGAGTGCAAGCGGTGTTTTCGTTCTGCCATGTGTCGCCCCGTTTGCTGAGTGTGTCTGTATTGCTACAGACGCAATCTACAAACGTATTTGTAGATATGTCAACAAATTTATTTGTAGACGGGCGAAAAAAAATGCCGCGGGCTTGCTTAACAAGCACCTGCGGCGGCCGGATCGATCATTGATCGCGCCATGATTGGCGCTACATTGAAATCATCGCGCCCTTCACAGTCCCGATAATCTGTGCGCCGCTCGCAATGCGGATGATCGGATATTGGGTGTTGATGGGCTCAAGGAAAACCTCGCCGCCTTCGATATTGAGCCGTTTAAACGTGACCTCGTGCGTTTCCGTTAGCCGTGCCAGGACCAGTGCGCCCGTCACCATGTCGCGCACTTCCGGGTCGACGAATATCAGCGTGCCGGGCGGATAACTGGCGCCGCCCGTGAGGCTTACCATGCTGCGGCCTTCGACTTCCGTCCAGTAAGAGCTATCGCTACAGCGGACGTTCGGTGGGGCTGGCCAAAAACCGTCTGCATCGCCTGGTTCGTAACTGTCGATGACTTCCTCCCATTGCCCGGCGCTCGCGAAACTGATGATCGGGTAGGATCGCCCGGGCGGTCGAGCTGTTGTTCGTATATTCGAGCTTATAGCCTCATCTATACGTTGGGCCGCAAGTGGGGAGTTTCGTTGCGGCGACTCGTACGGCTCCGGCTGTTCTGCTACTTGGCGGGCTGCTTTGTCCATTTCCCCGCGGCCATGAGTGAGCCATGTCGGCGAAACGCGAAGCGCGCTCGCGATCGCGCCCGCGTGGGTGCTGGCCTTGCCTTTCTTGGCTAAATACTGGATCGACTGGGGACGCACGCCGATCGCCCGCGCCAACTCGGATTGGCTCATGCCGCGCACATCGAGCGCGTGCTTTAGGCGTTCATGGAAGTGTTTCACAAGGCATAGGGTTACAAACGAGCCTGTTCCTGTCTCGACAAAATTATTTGTTGACGGGCTACAAATACGTTTGTAGATTGGCGGCATGAAAGACACACCGCTAAAGCGAGCAGTCGATCTGGTCGGCACGCAGTCTGGACTGGCCCGGAAGATCGGCGGCGACGTGAAACAACAGAACGTCTGGTTGTGGCTCCAGCGCAACGAAGCGCCTGCAGAGCACTGCATCGCGATTGAGCGGGCATGCGGCGGGAAGGTCACTCGCTACGAGTTGCGGCCCGATGTGTTTGGTGATTGCGCCGAAGTGGCCGAAGAGCCGCATTCCGTTTCTCAATAAAACCAATGACTGGAGTATGCGAGATGCCCACAGACACCGGAACGTCTGAAACAGTACACGTCGAGCACCCGAGCCGATCGGCCGTGCTCGTGTTCTACGCCGAGCGGGTGCTTGAAGAGACCCCGATGACGTTCGACGCCCTGGCCGAGGCCATCGCAATCGAATACGAGCGGCGGGTGCCGGCTCATGCGCGCAGCGTGAAGCTGGCCGCGCCTTCGTCATCGGACTACCGAACGTTCGCGAAAGAGCTGGGCGCGGTATCGACGCGCACGAAGCGCTATATCCGCGGTGGGATGCTGATCCCGTCCGATCTGGAAGAGGCGATCGCTTACGCGCTGCCGGCGCCGTATGGACTCCAATGTCGGCGAGCTCTGGCGCGGCGGTATGGATTCCTCGGCGCAGTCAGCCCGCAGTCCGAGGCGGCCCCAAGCGATGCCGAGGCGCTCAGCTCGATCTGTGCTGACGCGGGCGGCGTGATCCGCAGCGTGGGCGAGGCGCTGGCCGATGGCCGACTGGATGCCGACGACATCGCGCTGGCGCCGCTGATGATCCGCCAGCTGCATGACTTGATGTCCGATGCCGCCTCGGCGATCAAGCGGATCGAGGATCGGACCGGCTACCGGGCCCCGCGGCCGGAAAGCATTCGTACCTCACCGCCCACCGTGATCGCTGCGATTCCGACCGGCCGGCAGACGGTGTCGGCATGAACCCGGGCGAGTGCGAGCATATCCCCGAGCGTCGCTTGCTGGCGGCCGTGATCGCCCAGGCGGTGCATGACGCGGGCGACCACGTAAAGGGCGCAGCTGCGGCCGTGCGCCGCGAGCAGGCCCGCGTGTGGATCCAGCAAAGCCCGGTGTTCGTCTGGTACTGCGAGCTGCTGAACCTGAACGACGTCGTGATACGCCAAGGCGTGCTGAATGCCGGGCGCGAGCGCCGCCGGCGCAATCTGACGACGACGGTGTAGTCATGGCTGGAGACTGGATCAAGGTCGAGAAATCGCTTTCGGATAAGCCGGAGGCCTGGCAGATCGCCGCGTCTCTGGATATCGATCCGGATGCGGTGGTCGGCAAGCTGATCCGCATTTGGGCGTGGTTCGATGACCAGACCGAAAACGGTAACGCACCGAGCGTTACCCGAGCGTTGCTCGATCGGCGTGTCGGCGTTACCGGGTTTTGCGACGCGATGATCGCGGCCGGCTGGATGCACGACGACGGCCAGCACATCGCGCTGCCCAACTTCGACCGACACAACGGCAAAACCGCCAAGAATCGGGCACTTACAGCCAAACGCGTCGCCCAGCACAAACGCAAGAGTAACGCCGAGGGTAACGAAACAGGTAACGCAGCGAGCGTTACTAACGCGTTACCTAGAGAAGAGAAGAGAAGAAGTACTAGCAAGCCTCACGCGGACGCGCGCGAGAGCGACGCCGATGTGCCCCCGCCAGCGGCTTCGCCCGACGGCTTGAGCCACGGCGAAGTGCGCGATGTGCTCATGGCCCACGGCGCGCCTTTCCAGGTGTGCACAAGCCAGAAAGGCCAGGACGCGATCAACGGATGGGTGCGCGCTGCGGTGACCGGTGCCGATCTGGCAGTGGCCGTCGGCCGAGCACACCAGCGCAAACGTGACGGGCCGATCAGCCCCGGCTATCTGGACCCGATCGTCAAGCAAGTCGTCAGCGAAAGAACGACCCCGAAACAGCGAGACACCCATGGAACGAGCAATTCAAGACATCACGGCAACCGTGCAAGCGAACGGGCCGCGAGCCTCCTGGCAATCGCGCAAGGCGACGAATGACCTGCCAACGAAGGCTTTCATCGCGCAGCTGTTCCTGCGCATGCAAAGCACATTCGGCCACAAGTGGCTGAGCCTGGTGCCCGACGACGCGACTCAGACGCTGGCGATCCACGAATGGCGGCATCAGCTCGCCGAATTGTCGGAAGCGCAGATGGAGTCGGGCTTTCGGCGGATGCTCAAGCGATCGGGCGCGAATGCCGCCTGGCCGCCGGGCGCGGCCGAGTTCCGGGCGCTGTGCAAGCCGCATCGTGAGCCGTACGAGCGTGTCGAGTTTCAGGGCCATGCGCTGCCGCATAAGCCGCTGACCCCGGCCGAGAACCGCGAGCGGGCACCGAGCCTCCGGGCGGCGCTACGGGGCGAGTATCCGCGGGGCGAGTCGTGAGCATCACCCCCGATCAGATCCTGATGGACGCCGAGGTGCAGGCCGCGCGCTGGCGCCGTAAGCGGGTGGGCCGCGATGCGACGGTGACGTTCACGCTGCCGGACGACGACGAGCTGCGCGATCTGATTGCGCACCGTCACCAGCGCTGCGGGCCGAACCACTACCGGCTTGTGTTGCTCGCGATCGACGATGGCGAAGCGCTGGATAGCGATGCGGGCGAGACGTCGCCCGCTGCGGGCCCGTATATCGCCGACGCGGATCGGCTGCGGGCCAGCGGTTTTCTGTGCGATCTGCGTGTCGCGGCCGCTCTGGGCAGTGATTCGGACTACGACGCCTGGGTCACACGCCAGCGGTCGATCGTATCCGGCGAGTTCAGCGAGGTCGACGCCGGCGGCGACGGCCGGTGTGTTGCGTGCCATGTGCGCCGCTCGGGCGAGGCAGGGACAGCATTCAAGCCCTTGTATGCCCAGGTGCCCATGACGGACGACGAGCACAGCCGGCAGCACCAGGGCGGCGAAGTGGCCGTGTACCTGCGTTGGGCGCGGCTGGCGGGCATCACCGTGCAGCCCAGCCGGGCGGCGGCGCATGCGTGGTTCGACGAGCGGCTGATCGAGACCCGGGCGCGTTGGGCCGAAGCGCAGCTATGCGCGGCGCTCGAGGTGCCGGCCCTGTCGCATGTCGAGCCGATCGCGTTGCATGAATGGGCACGCGACCGCGATTTGGTCGACCTGCTGCCCGCCGAGGCGGTGGAGGGTGCGCCGGTATGACATGGCACACGCGAATCGGCCGGCTCCACATCGGGCTGGAGATCACCGGCGCCGACATACAGCTGCTGCCACAGCTCGGATTTTCTCATTTCAAGCCGCCGGGCCGGGCCCGTCTATGGGACGTGACCGTGGCATGGCTTTGCATACACACCTGGATAGGACGACGAGCATGACCGACACGACTGCACATTCGATTCTCGACGCCGCCGGGCAGCACATGCGCGACCGAGCGACGACGTACGACAAGCCCGAGGGCGAGAGAAGCATGGCCGCAACGGTGACGGCGTTCAATGCGATCACCGGGCATGCGCTGACGGAAGAGCAGGGCTGGGCGTTCATGGAGCTGCTCAAAATCACGCGCAGCCAGTCGGGCGATTTCCGGGCCGACAACTACGAGGATGCGGCGGCGTATGCCGCACTGCGGGGCGAGGCCGCGGCTCTTGAGCGGCCTGGGCAAGTGCCGCCCCTACGATGCGAGAAGTGTGGCGAAGAGGTTGAATCTTCGCGACTTCACATCTGTGATTTGCGCCTTCATGGCCAACATAGCTGAACCCTGGCTCAAGGCCCACGGCTTCGGCACCGACGAGCCCGACCGCATAGGCGCGATCGCCAAGACCATGGCCGGCCAGCCGACGAAGTTTGATCGCATCGAGCAGGCCCGGCGCCTGGAAAAGCTGCACGGCCGACACGTGGCCGAGCAGATCGCTAAACGAGCAGAACAGATATTGCGAGACCGGAGACAACAACTATGACACGCACAATCGAAACCCCAGCGGCCCGGGCCAGTGATCCGCATACGTCGCATGCCGCAGCCGATGCCATGACGGCGTCCGGATGGCGGCGCCACCACCAGGACATCGTGACCGCCGCTGTTCGCCTGTCGCCTGGCTCCACCAGCGCCGAGCTGTCTGCTGTTTGTGAAAGGCGATCGCTCACTGTCGCTCGCATTGTCTACGACAAGACATGGCCGAATCGCGATGAAGAGGCGTCAGTGCGACTCGACCGCTGGCAGATCGCACGTCGTTTGCCAGAGGCTGAAACTGCCGAAGACATCCGCCGTGGCGAAGCCCGTAAGTGCTCGATCAAGGAGCGCAAGTCGCTGACGTGGTGGCCGGTAGTGAAGGGCGCTCACGCGTGAAGCTGAGCAAGCGCCAGATCAAGGATCACGCCCAGATCATGGACATGGTCGAGACAGATCGACGTCTTACGGAAGACGAAAAGGTGTTCGTGCTCGACCACTTCCATGAAGGCGCCACGCATATCAACTCGTCGGCCGGTGCGTTCTTCACGCCCCGCGGCTTGGCGCGAGATTTCGCGATCGAGGTGGGCGAGATATACGGCAGTGACCAGCGGTGCATCGATCTGTGTGCCGGCATCGGCGCGCTGGCGTTTGCGGTGGAAGAGAAAGTCTCCGATCTGGTGTGTGTCGAGCTCAACCCGGATTACGCCCGCATCGGCCGCAAGATCGTGCCGAACGCGGAGTGGATCGTCGGCAGTGTGTTCGACCTGCCGGATATGGGCCGATTCCGGTGGGCGATCAGCAATCCGCCGTTCGGCAACGTGCCGGCCGATGGTTTCGTCGGTGAATACACGGGCGCGCAGTTCGAATACAAGGTCATCGAGACGGCATCACGCATCGCCGACTTTGGCGCCTTCATCCTGCCGCAGCAGTCCGCGCCGTTCCGCTATTCCGGCCAGCCGTGCTTCCGCGACGAGGAAACAGACAAAGCGGCGCGTTTTCGCGAACAGACCGGCATCGTCATGGAGCCGAGCTGCGGCATCGATACGTCGCTGTATCGCGGCGACTGGAAGGGCGTGAGCCCGGTGTGCGAGATCGTGGCGTGTGAGTTCGAACAGCCCAAGCCAGCGCAGGCGGCGGCATGGGATCAGATGGATTCGTTGGAGGTGGTGGCATGAGCAGACCCAAAGATTACAACGTGCAAATCAAGGTCCGGAACGCGCCATTGATGAAGATGATGCGCGCGAATGGCTATTCAACGTCAGCAGAGCTTTCGCGGGCATGTGGCGTAAACCAAACCACTATAAGCGCGTATCTGAACCTGCGAAAAGCGCCTATCAAAAGCGATGGGGACTGGGCGCTTCCAGTAATCCGTATGGCTGATTGCCTTAACGTCATCCCGGAACTCCTTTTCCCCGAACGACACCTCTATAGCCCCATAGAAAACAACACCAGAGAAGTTGAGTTTGATTGGCAAGAAATGATGCAGCTTTCTCACGAGGCTAATGGCTGCGGAGACCCCCTGTTAGATATCGAAGCATCTCAAGCAACCGAAGATGTGAATGAGGCTCTAGAAGTTCTTGGGGAGAAAGAGATATTCATATTAAAACATCGCCACGGGTTCGATGGGGAAGAGAAAAGCTTACGAGAAATAGGTGAGATGCTCGGCTTGTCTACTGAACGAGTCAGGCAGATAGAGCAGAAAAGCTTGCGCTTACTAAGGCATCCCGATCGCGCGAAGAAATTGGTTCAGTACGTAAGACTATGAGCGAACATACCGAACAAGCGACGCTCATCCGCATGGTCGACTGGAACGCGCGCCAGCACCCCGAGCTGTCGATGCTTTATGCCGTGCCGAACGGCTCGGATCGTCACCCGGCGGTGGCTGGGAAGCTGAAAGCCGAGGGTGTGCGCAAGGGCGTACCGGAT
It includes:
- the ssb gene encoding single-stranded DNA-binding protein — protein: MANDLNRAEFIGNLGDAPEIRYLPSGDPVANFSIACNRQWKDRDTGQKKEQVEWVNLVVFGGLVKVCEDYLGKGHRVFVAGRMRTRSWEKDGHRHYMTEIVVRELQMLGSPSTGRANRQPDHAPDGKTPPTAPGLDDDLDSDIPF
- a CDS encoding XRE family transcriptional regulator translates to MPPIYKRICSPSTNNFVETGTGSFVTLCLVKHFHERLKHALDVRGMSQSELARAIGVRPQSIQYLAKKGKASTHAGAIASALRVSPTWLTHGRGEMDKAARQVAEQPEPYESPQRNSPLAAQRIDEAISSNIRTTARPPGRSYPIISFASAGQWEEVIDSYEPGDADGFWPAPPNVRCSDSSYWTEVEGRSMVSLTGGASYPPGTLIFVDPEVRDMVTGALVLARLTETHEVTFKRLNIEGGEVFLEPINTQYPIIRIASGAQIIGTVKGAMISM
- a CDS encoding helix-turn-helix domain-containing protein, producing the protein MKDTPLKRAVDLVGTQSGLARKIGGDVKQQNVWLWLQRNEAPAEHCIAIERACGGKVTRYELRPDVFGDCAEVAEEPHSVSQ
- a CDS encoding DUF6378 domain-containing protein — encoded protein: MTDTTAHSILDAAGQHMRDRATTYDKPEGERSMAATVTAFNAITGHALTEEQGWAFMELLKITRSQSGDFRADNYEDAAAYAALRGEAAALERPGQVPPLRCEKCGEEVESSRLHICDLRLHGQHS
- a CDS encoding MarR family transcriptional regulator, translated to MTRTIETPAARASDPHTSHAAADAMTASGWRRHHQDIVTAAVRLSPGSTSAELSAVCERRSLTVARIVYDKTWPNRDEEASVRLDRWQIARRLPEAETAEDIRRGEARKCSIKERKSLTWWPVVKGAHA
- a CDS encoding methyltransferase, translated to MKLSKRQIKDHAQIMDMVETDRRLTEDEKVFVLDHFHEGATHINSSAGAFFTPRGLARDFAIEVGEIYGSDQRCIDLCAGIGALAFAVEEKVSDLVCVELNPDYARIGRKIVPNAEWIVGSVFDLPDMGRFRWAISNPPFGNVPADGFVGEYTGAQFEYKVIETASRIADFGAFILPQQSAPFRYSGQPCFRDEETDKAARFREQTGIVMEPSCGIDTSLYRGDWKGVSPVCEIVACEFEQPKPAQAAAWDQMDSLEVVA
- a CDS encoding sigma-70 family RNA polymerase sigma factor yields the protein MSRPKDYNVQIKVRNAPLMKMMRANGYSTSAELSRACGVNQTTISAYLNLRKAPIKSDGDWALPVIRMADCLNVIPELLFPERHLYSPIENNTREVEFDWQEMMQLSHEANGCGDPLLDIEASQATEDVNEALEVLGEKEIFILKHRHGFDGEEKSLREIGEMLGLSTERVRQIEQKSLRLLRHPDRAKKLVQYVRL